A genomic stretch from Juglans microcarpa x Juglans regia isolate MS1-56 chromosome 3S, Jm3101_v1.0, whole genome shotgun sequence includes:
- the LOC121256882 gene encoding cytochrome P450 71B37-like gives MEASMDLYAVPLWLRLSLLFLLPLLLLLKSKINGPKQKKRFPPGPPTLPIIGNMHQLGELAHKSLSQLSKKYGPIMLLKIGSKTIINISSAEAARQVLKVHDLDCCSRPVSSTAGRLTYNFKDIVFAPYGDYWREMRKICALELFSVARVQSYRFIREEEVASLVNSISQSASSATPVDLSEKMLALTANILCRTAFGKNFRGSGLDNERLREVVQEAEVMFASFSATEFFPYVGWIIDRLSGRIRRLEKIFRGLDDFLQQAIDLHLKPKKTEQDHEDLIDVLLRIERDQQTNTGAPPFNKDNIKAILFDMFLGGSNTAAVTMLWAMAELARNPRAMKNAQDEVRNVVGNRGKVTESDITHLHYLKMIIKETFRLHPPAAILLPRQTMADVKIAGYDIGPNSLLQVNAWALGRDPEYWKNPEEFYPERFVDSSIDYKGQVFELLPFGSGRRGCPGIYM, from the exons ATGGAGGCTTCAATGGATCTTTATGCTGTGCCCCTGTGGCTGAGGCTCTCCCTTCTCTTTTTGCTCCCTCTACTGCTTCTTCTGAAAAGCAAAATCAATGGTCCAAAGCAAAAGAAGCGCTTTCCACCAGGTCCTCCTACTCTTCCCATTATTGGGAACATGCACCAGCTTGGTGAATTGGCTCACAAATCTTTGTCACAACTTTCCAAAAAATATGGCCCAATCATGCTCCTCAAAATCGGTtctaaaacaattattaacaTCTCTTCAGCTGAGGCTGCAAGACAAGTCTTAAAGGTTCATGATCTTGACTGTTGCAGCAGACCTGTCTCTTCCACCGCCGGGAGACTGACGTACAATTTCAAAGACATAGTTTTCGCACCTTACGGTGATTATTGGAGAGAAATGAGGAAAATCTGTGCTCTTGAGCTTTTTAGCGTGGCTAGGGTGCAGTCATATCGCTTTATTAGGGAAGAAGAAGTAGCTTCTCTTGTTAATTCAATTTCTCAGTCTGCATCTTCTGCAACCCCTGTTGATCTTTCTGAGAAGATGTTGGCTCTCACAGCAAATATACTCTGTCGGACTGCTTTCGGAAAGAATTTTCGTGGGagtggtttggataatgaaaggCTTCGAGAAGTGGTTCAAGAGGCTGAAGTCATGTTTGCAAGCTTCAGTGCAACTGAATTCTTTCCATACGTGGGATGGATTATTGACAGGCTCTCTGGTCGGATTCGAAGACTCGAAAAGATTTTTCGTGGTTTGGATGATTTTCTGCAACAGGCCATTGATCTTCATCTCAAGCCCAAGAAGACAGAACAAGACCACGAAGACCTTATCGACGTGCTGCTGAGAATAGAAAGGGATCAGCAAACCAACACCGGTGCTCCTCCGTTCAATAAAGATAACATTAAGGCCATCCTCTTC GATATGTTTTTGGGTGGAAGCAACACTGCTGCAGTCACCATGCTATGGGCAATGGCGGAGCTTGCAAGGAACCCACGAGCGATGAAGAACGCACAAGATGAAGTCAGAAACGTCGTTGGAAACAGAGGAAAAGTCACCGAAAGCGACATAACTCATCTTCATTACCTGAAGATGATAATCAAAGAAACATTTAGATTGCATCCTCCAGCTGCAATCCTTCTTCCAAGACAAACCATGGCCGACGTTAAGATCGCCGGTTATGACATTGGCCCCAACTCGTTGCTCCAAGTAAATGCTTGGGCGCTAGGACGAGACCCAGAATACTGGAAGAACCCAGAAGAGTTCTACCCAGAAAGGTTCGTTGATAGCTCTATCGATTATAAAGGACAAGTTTTTGAGTTATTGCCATTTGGATCTGGTCGAAGAGGTTGTCCTGGGATATACATGTGA